tattcacTGATTGAATTGGCAATTTTTAAAATCATTTCAGCCTTTCATTCaggctttttctctttcctgtcagaaaacaaatcaacaacagAAGtgactgaggagaggagagaagtaCCTGGGGAGAACAGTGCAGCAGCTGAGCTGCAAAAAGAGAACCAACCTCAAGAGTATGTAGCCAGCTCTAAAGCAAAAGAGACTCTGAAAGTCTATTTCAAGGAAATCCTGGCAATGACTGGGTTCAGCATAAATGGTGCAAACACCGACGAGTCGACCGGAGGTGCGAGAGGACAGCAGGCCCTCAATCGCATCTGTGTGGAGAAAATCGACAAGAAAGAAATCCTCCAGTTCAGCGAAGACCTCATGCGGGAGGAGATCCAGAACAGCCTCAGACAGGCCCGGTTCTTCTCCATTCTGCTTCAGGATGTGACGAGTATAGAGGGAAAGGAGCAGATCCCAGTTTTCATCAGGTCTGTCACTGTAGATGGGTTCCCACAAAAGCACCTCATCGGGTTCCTACCATGCGACATGGATACAGAGAGTCTGTTTTACATGCTCCTCTCAGAGTTACGTAACAAGTGGGGGCTGAGGATGGAGCACTGCAGAGGACTGACTTATCTGGTTACAGGCAGCATGTGTCAGAAAATGCGAGACCTCACCTCCAGGATCTTGCAGGAGTTCCCGCAAGTGGTCCTGTCACCAAGTGACCCATATGCCTTCAACATATGGATTATTCGCTGCATGCCTGTGCCCTCCATTCAAAATGTTGCTAACACTGTAGAGGAGGTGGCCTCTTTACTCAGGAGAACACCGTCGCTGTGCAAAAGATTGGAGGGAAAGATCCAGATGGCATATGGGCATATGAAAGGGGAAGTGGACAGGATCAAGACAGCTGTCAGCGAGAATTGGGAATATGGCACTGATGCCTTCCAGACCATGTTAGACATTCTGGAGCCATTCCTGAACTGCATCAATGAGATGATTTCAAAGGTAGATGAAGATACTGCTGAACAGATGGCCAAGCTCAAGCCAGTTTTGAAGAATTTCAATTTCATCATCACACTTGTTGTTCTGAAGAACACCCTCTGTTGTGTGAGCATACTCAACTCGAGTCTCAGGGGAATAATTAGCATCAGCAGTACGTTGCAGTACACAATTTCCAATGCCTTAAAGCTGGTAAGCAAATACCAACAGGAGCTCGCAATATTCCACAGGAAATGGTTCTCAGATGCGGTTGGCAGAGCAAAGAAGCTGGGAGCGGAGGTCACCAAACCAGAGACGGACCAAGAAGACACAAGTGAAACACCGCTGGAGGACCTTTTCAGAGAAACTCTAAGCCGGCCCATCTTGCAGTATCTCGTCGCAGAGGTGAAGAGAGTGTTCAGCACAGAGATGGTGAGGATTCTCCGATGGCTTTCCTTAGTGCCATCTTACATGGCCGACCACAATTTCAGCATTCGCAGGGATAAAGTAGCAGACGCCAACTTGAACAACCTCGCGCGGCCCGACACATTCTACGAAGAGCTTGGCTGTTGGGAAGTAAAGTGGAGGCATGCAAGCAAGCGCAGAATCCTACCAACCACCGTGTTCGCCACACTTAAAATTCCAGATATCGGCTTTTACCCGAATGTGCAGAGCCTGCTGCGGGTGTTGGGCACTGTTCCATGTGTAAATGCAGAGGCAGATGTGTATGGTCAATACCATATGGTACTAGAGCGGTGCTACTCCTACCTGAGAGCCACACCAGAGGACCAGAGACAATGCAGCATGGCATATGTCTACGTGAACCAAGATGTGCACTTCAATGTTGAACAAATGGTGGAGTCATATACCCAGAAGCATCCAGACATCCTGCAGTTGCTGCAGACGGTTAGTAGATTTTCATGAGCAGAATACTATTTAAATTTCATTGCCCTCTTTAGTGATAAAACAACTGTTCTTCCTGAAATTAAATTatactttgtgtgtgttacagGATGATGACACAAAGGAGAAGCCTCCCCAAGGTGAGATGGCTTTGAAATTATTTATTCAGCATGCAGCAATTTTGGTTAATCACACAGCTGTTCTATCACATTATATAGCAATTTAAGGGAATGTTGTTCTCGAAATAGAGCTATTGAGACAAAGATGGGCAGCATACACAATGATGGCTACATATAAAATGATGTTTTTGAATTAAATGACTATTGGACTTGAGTGGAATAACTTGGGcaaatttaataatatttgttgTTAAACTacaatctttttatttatttattttcattatttattttttatcagggCCCAAGCACCGACAATGTCGGACAGTAAAGGCCTCATTGAAACTgaaggaattattattattattattaaaatgaatcgCATTTTTGAGGTCCTTACagaaagttgttaaactttgcACACTTATCACACGCGGTGgaaaatttgatatttttgggGTCTCGGGCTTGGTTGTGGCAAAATGGCTCCCtacaaagttggaaaaattCAGCCCCTCATTCGGGTTTCACTTACAtatatgaaatttggtaggcagaTATAACctgtggagacgcacaaaaaagcctcttggagatATAGCCGAAACCCAACAGaaagtcagccattttgaattgaatgtgccattttagcattttacaGGCCCTGttctttaacaaactcctcctagagaATTCATctgatcgacttgaaatttggtcagtatCATCTTAAGATTGTTGCGATCAATATTAATCAAAGGTTTTCATGCAACATTGGTGACATGGCGCAGTGGCGAAAAAAGTGCCTTTTGCcataaaacaggaagttgtaacTTCTGCTTACTTTgtcaaatctgctccaaatttctcagccATGATAAGGGTCCAGGCCTGAGGATATTTACACACCAATACCGGCTCATAGTCCCGCTCCTAAACTTTAGCTACGCCctctttcataactcatgaaccgtttgtcatAGACAGTAGAGGGAGGCATCATTGCACTCAGCCATGTTCCTGTTTCACTGTGCCTGGCCGCTTATTTACTAATATGTTTACATTTCCATTTCTCATTTCAGTGACCTCCCATGGGAACCATGCTGAGAAGGACACTGAAGAAGAATTACAGTTCATAAATCTAGAGATGGATGCTGAAAGGCTTGTGGAGTTGAAGTGTGCAGAGACTGATAGAGAATCTCTAAAATCTGCTTTGCAGGCTGCAGTGACGGCAGCATACAGCAGTCAAAGCAGGCGACACGGTGACGGTTCTGCTCAGGAAGGAGAGGTCGAGTATGTGACCAAGTCTGAAATGAAAGAAGTCCTCACTGTTTGCGAGAAGGCCGTCAGGGAGGGAATCCTCATGGAGGTGGGGACTTCATTCTTTTCCCTGTTCATCGACCGCGTTGTGAAGTTCGGGGAGAAAGATTATCTTCCACTCTTCCTGAGGTTCGTGGACAGCTTTGATGTCATGCGATTGGAGTTGATGGGGTTCCTCGAGGCAGCTCTAGACTGTGATGCCATGGTACAGCGTCTCCTGGAAATAGTAACAGTTGAGTGGCGTCTTGATTTGAGTAACTGCAGAGGTCAAGCGTACCTAGGCTCTGGTGATGTTTCCTACAAGCTGAAAGCCTTTGCCTGCAAAGTCCAGGAGAATCACCCTCTTGCTATAAGCACACACTGCTCTTCCTACTCTTTCAACACATGGTGGTCAAAATCCATCCCAGTGCCTGCTATTAAGAGAGCCCTGGATACGTTTGAAGAGGTTGTGATGTTTTTTGGCAGCAGTGCTACTCTGCAAAAACAGCTAGACCACGTGATAGCCTATGGTCTTAGAGAGAGCTATGAAAAGATCCAAGAGTTACAGGGGAAGTTCTGTGCCCTTTGGCAAGAGAAGCATGATTCGTATGAGGTGTTTGTGCAGATGCTGGAGCCCCTGGTTGAGTGTCTGGAGAAAATCAAAAATAACCCACAGAGATGGAAAGCCTTTGTGTCTGACCAAGCTGGGGCACTCCTCCGCAAGGTAATGGAGTTTGATTTCATCATTGCTATGGTGGTCTTGAAGAATGCATCATCTTTCACCAGGGAGCTGAGTGCAGGTCTCCAGAAGGACCACTTCAGTGCCGCATCCCAGCTTTGCCAAATCAGTGGTATCGTGGCCACTCTGAACCGAGTGAAAACAAATATGAAGGTGTTCCACCAGAACTGGTTTGACGAGGCCTGTGCAATGGCACAGAGTCTACGAGTGCAGATTGAAGTGCCTGAAAATTCTGTGCCAAGAGACGGCATGATGAAGCCAGTCGGTTTTTACAAAGATGGCTTAAGCGTGCCCCTAGTAGACAACCTCATCAATGCCGTGAAGGATCATTTTTCAGAGGACCACAAAGAAGCTCTCAACTTCCTCTCCCTAGTTCCATGCTCAGTCACAGTGAGTTACATGTTTGAGAGCTTGAAGTCCAAGCCTCCTCTCTACAGCAGCGATCTTCCTGATGCTGACAACTTCTTCACAGAGTTGTGCTGTTggagagtgacatggaagaccaAAGTTGCATCTGTGACCATCCCAGGCTCAATATTTCACACGTTGCGCCTGCCACTCATGCAGTACTTTGGTAACATCAATGCACTGCTGAGGATTATGTCCGTGCTACCAAGCACAGCACTGGAGGACTGCGGCGTCATAATGCGCCACAAGAGGTTCCAAGAGTACCTGAGAAACACAAATCCCAAAGACAGGTCCCCGTGCTTGGCTATGCTGCAGGTGGGCACGGACTTCAGCAGAGACCTGGACCGCATGGTGACCCAGTGTTTGAAGGTTACCCCGCAAGCCTTGGAGGGTATATGTCTGGTACGTGACTGTATTCTTTCATACAAAATGGAAGTATGTATTAATTATATGAATGCTGGATTAATTTTGATTTACCTGTTTATATTCACAGGACAAGGAATCCAAAAGTTTCAAAGGAAACTCTGAAAATAATATGGAAGGTATGGTtgtttacatatatttttttttgttattattactagggctgtcaatcgattaaaatatttattaagaaattaatcacacattttattatctgttcaaaatgtacctttttaaagggagatttgtcaagtatttaatactcttattaacatgggagcgggcaaatatgcttgctttatgcaaatgtatttatttattattggaaatcaattaacaacacaaaacaatgacaaatactgtccagacaccctcacaggtactgcatttaacataaaaatattaatcaatcaaatcataacatagcaaactcaagcccaacagacaacaacagctgtcagtgtgctgacttaactataacttgccccaaactgcatgtgattatcataaagtgggcatgtctgtaaaggggagactcgtgggtacccatagaacctattttcattcacatattttgaggtcagaggtcaagggacccctttgaaaatggccatgccagtttttcctcggcaaaatggaccgttatttagcctcctttgtgacaagctagcatgacatggttggtaccactggattccttaggttttctagtttcacgttatcgcattaactttgacagccctaattccttaggttttttagtttcatatgatgacagtatcttcactctagctttaaaactgagcccactacaacctccgaaagatcgattgtgttaatgtgttaaagaaattagtgccgttaaaaggaattttcattaaagcgttattatcgcgttaactttgacagccataattattacatttattaacgACTCCTAATTGATAAGAGTACATGACTTAagggtgctaaatttgatatccagagcattaacatagcagcaaacaactattttctatgtaaagatatagaggagtaatgcctacctgagcagagaatgaagtcactctccctctgtgtatgttgtaatcagagcttctctgtgctttgttgacatcgccgtgCCTGcgtttagtgcatgtgagcgtgccccactggctagctcaaggCCGCCAtgctgcactgctctcatacggcggttacagctgataatgtcGTTCCGATCGACGGCGCCGACGCGGAAGCATATTACCCACCCTTCAGtttccccccaggttaacactgttagctctctgtcagcagtgttgcctctgttttcactgttagcactgttggCACCTTTAGATGCAAGCTGCCGGCTCAGtcgtctccatgttgagagctgtgcagaggcaatagaaatgctcccaatctcacatttatcaCCTTTAACTAATGTTCATACTAAATTATTGAAAGTAGCTTTTTTACCTTGATTTGAATTTGTCATATTTGTCATGACCTCTGGtgtgttgtctgtctgttttctcCCCTGATATATTTAGTTGATGGTGTCAAGGAGGAAGCTGAAGAGGCTAAAATTCAACAATCTCCTGACAAGGTTGAGGACCAAGACATGAAATCAGCAGATGAGAATGGGCACTCAGGAGATAACCGTCAAAGTCTGGCGACGGTATTCAAACTGGCCACACTACTGGGGAAAAAGAACGGCGGTCTATCTGACCTCTCAGAAGAGGACAGAGAGCTTTTCATCCAGGAGCTCAGCATGTGCCACTGGTTCGGAAATGAGAGCAAAAGCACACCTTCTATAGGTGATGATGAAATGGTGAACCTCCTCATAAATGGAATCCGAGATGTCATACTCAAGGAAATACAGGAGTCGCCGTTCTTCTCCCTTATCACAGACAAACCTGTTAAAATCGCTGACAAGACCCACGTCCCCGTTTTTGTCAGGTATGTCGGAGAATGTGCTCCAAAAGTAGAGCTCATGGGTTTCCTACCATTTGATGAAAACTGTCATGTTGACACACAAGCGGATAACCTTGCAAAGATTCTCACTGAAGACTGGGGCTTACCAATGGCTCAGTGTCGTGGACAAGCATTCATGCACCTGGGCTCAGGTTATCAAAGCCTGAAGAAAATGTCTTTGGATTTCCTCCAAAGCTATCCTCTCTCTGTTGTAACACCCAGCGAGTCTTGCGGCCTTGCCCACTGGCTGGCAGGAAGTGTGCCTTGCCCTTCAGTAGCAAAAATGTTGGAAATCACTGAAGACCTGCTGCTGTTCTTTGATGAATCTCCTTCTCTGGAGGAACAGCTAGCAAAGGCTGTTGACGGGCTTTTGAATATGCCGAGAGAGGCACTGGAGGAAATGCCTGAGACATGTTGCTCGAggtggaaaaagagagaggactTCTTTGACATACTCGCTGACACATTAGAGGGCATCCTCAGCTGCCTAGATGCTGTTAGCTCTAGTGCCATAGGCGCCAAGTCAATGCATGCACAAGTCCTCTCCACCGCTCTGAGAAATCTGGATTTCATCGTCACCCTTGTGATTTTGAAGAATGCTTGTGCTCCTCTCCGTAACTGTAGCACTGTCTTCCGCTGTGGAAACCCTGCTGATATTCTCTGTGAAGTGGAAAAAATCCCCTCGATCGTAGAGACTCTTAACAAAATGCTAGAAAATGTGAGCACTCTTCACTCCTCTTGGTTTGAGCAGGCATTCCAGCTAGCGACCAAGGTAGCTCCTGAACAAGTGTGCTTCTCAGAGGAAGCCAACAGCTATGAATCTCCTGAGATATATTACAGAGAAAAATTGAGCGTTCCACTCCTCAGGAGTCTCATTGATGAAATGAAGTACAGCTTCTCAGACAGCCACCTAAAGACCCTGTCGGTCCTGTCGTTACTGCCCTCCTGCAATCCACAGCCCATCGAGCCGGAGTCCGCAGACAAGCCTTTCAGCCTCTACCTGGCGGACCTTTCTGAGCCTGAAGCAGCCGAGCAGGAAATCAACGCGTGGGCTGCTGTCTGGAGTGAGAAATACCAGGATGCTGCTCCTCCATCATCCATCGCTGAAACATTAGTCCACCCCGAGTCAAAGAGCCACCCGACTGTTACCTCACTGCTTAGGCTAGTAGCTGTCCTGCCTAGTGTCAGTATGGAGTTTGACCTGATGAAGACCACTCTGAATTCCATGAGGGATCTGTTAAAAAACACTGTATGCAAAGGCAGCAGAAAGGATCACGTGGTGCTTCTCTCTCACTGCACAACACTCCAGAGACTGCCCGAGGTCATCGAGAAGTGTATGGAGGTTGATCCAGAGAGCAGTCCATGTCTTTCCCAGGTACATTTAAAATGGTTTGAAGATTGTTCTTTGTTTATTCACCATgttgtaaaagaaaacaaagttatttgcatttttactgccattctAATCATcactacattgtttttttaggtgATGGGAACTTTGCAAAGACTAAAGCTGGACAGTGGTAAGTCCATTCTTATCAACTTGATTACCAGGGGTGTCACAGTTTCGATTCTAAATCGTAAATCAATCGAAATTTGCTTCCGATTTCGACTATTGAAATCCAAAACaggatcaacattttttttttttttcttcgccCTGCCTATTGGTTGGGAGGAAAATACAGCTGAactcaagaaatgtaacagccacCTTACTCATGGTTTGaactataaaccagcacaaaTTATCAACATAAGCCACCATGTTCTGAACcgatacattacattacaagcACTAACAAAAGTAAAATTTGCATTTAGgaacataaaacaacaaacttaaaactactcagtccagcactcgggactaggcaggcatgatgggaaatgtgagCTGTCCCTGTCCCTAAGATGCATATGCCTTTGACATTGTACACTGCATGAATTAGCCTAGCCGCTAGCAgactttagttagttagttagtttcctTAGTCATAGCTCTTCTACTCTTACTTAGTTTAAcattaagtcactgcatctcccaACAGAACACCacggttgaatttcagcctacATGCACGTTTTTTCAGCTcaacgttgttgaatcagatcAGCTGATATTGGTAGCAACAAGCTAGCGGGACTGCCGAGTGCTGTCTCTGTCAAAGCTCCGCCTCGGCCCTCGGTGACAAATAGCGAtcagacgagagagagagcagagaggagagaaacaagcgcgacagtaaatgacaacaaaaccgtatttttgtagattaacggcacacttgtaatgcacttcagaaggatttctgttttgtttttgtaatgattatgtactgaggtgggtcaccgatactgatattgaaaaaaatgcagctttttgtattgtagactgttgtagtctaatttttttaaacactttctaaatagaaaagggagttcagttctctttttaaagaagaatttggaAGTGTAAGTGACGGTTGTCATGGCATAAAACACATCTGTTGACCTTTACGAATCAAGACTCCACagtctaacaatggcatgtttaaatcgaAAATCCAATCAAATGCTGACACCCCTATTTATTATCAAGAATCGTAATGTCTTTGATTGTAATTATGGGATGAcaaataatgaatacatttgtatgtgtggcattaacatttatttttatttttaaaatcaggAGGTGTTAAAGTTGAACCGGCGGCGCCAACAGAATCGCACGCCTCCGTTGTAGCAGACAAGCCTGCTGATGGAGAGGTGAAATCGGCCGATGGTGAGGTGACACTGGAGGTCGCACAGGGCCCAAGAAAAGCGGTGTCTTTCTATGAACCACAACTGCGTGAACAAATCCTCAAGGAACTCTGGGACTCTCAGTTCTTTACAGTTATAACCGAGCAAGCTGTTGAAATAGACGGCGAGCTCTATGTCCCGCTGTGCATCAGGTACCTAAACAAAGAGGACATCCAGTGTGAGGAAACTCTGGCTTTCATCCCTTTTGGTGAAGACCCAGTTGTCTTTGCAGATGCTATTGAGACTGCCCTGTCTGAGAAGTGGGGGCTCAATATGGAGTACTGTAGAGGGCAGGCTTTGCTCAGTGTTGGTGAAGTAGGAGCTCAGATGAGGGCTGTAAGTTTAGCTATAGCTAAGAAATACCCCCAGGCTGTAAGAACTGTCAGCTCCGCCGTGTCTCTTAATGTGTGGCTGGCTAAATCTTCTCCCGCTCAAGAAGCAGGAGAAGGAGCAGTTCTCATAGGTAAAATCTTACATTGGCTCACAGAGGACACAGAACGCCAGAACAAACTGGAAGACGTGATCATTCACGTGTACCAGCAGGATGAAGTAAAGGGCAACGAGCTGAGGGACAGACTCAGGAAGAAGTGGGATAAGAGTCACGACATGCACGAGGTGATGGTAGAGATTTTAGAGGCCGTCATGCTCTGTTTGAATGAGTTGAAATGTGAGGGAAGTGCTTCAAACCAGCAGCAAGCATCGCAGATGTTCGATGCGATCAGAAACTTTGAGTTCATCCTGTCGACAGTGGTGCAGAAGAACATCTTGAGTGTAACTAAGAAGCTGAGTCAGTCTCTTCAGGGCAAACCCTTAGATATGTTACTCGCTGTGAATAATTTGCCTGATCTCAAAGCGTCGCTCAGTAAACTGAAGAGTGACATCGACACCCATCACAAAGCCTGGTTTGAGGAAGCCACCGCGCTGGCTTCTAAACTCCATGTTACGATGTTGCACTCAGTGCTCCTAGAGCCATTGAGTGAGTTCTACAAAGAATCAGTAAGCATGAAGGTTGTAGAGCACTCAATAGCAGAAATCGATGACCTCTTCACAGAAAAGGTGTTGGATACGTTGAGGTGTCTGGAGATTGTGCCTTACGCAATGTCCAAAGTAGAAACCAGCATTCTTAGCGGTCTCGTGTTCCGCTTGTACAAGGAGGACCTGCCAGATCAGGTCTCTCTTCACTCTGAGATGAAGTCGTGGAAGGAGAAATGGTTGGATCCCCTGGCAGGCTATCTCCCGACGACCGTGCTCGATACGCTCAAGACGTCACATATAAGAAGTTTTAGCAACATTGAGACTCTCCTCAGACTCCAGGTCATCTTGCCGTTTTCAAGaagggagagcaacttcaggCAGGGAAAAAGAAGCTTACAGGAGTTCATCCAGCAGGAGAAGCGGCCCCTCACTGAGCTCCATCCTCTGTAAGAGTTGCAGGTCTTCCGTCGCGGCTAGCAGATTTGAGCGATGCGTTTTGAGATGTCACCGCCACCATACCTAAGAACTGTCTCAACCCTAGTTGAGGTCCCATGTTCTGAACTTTCTGTGTACATTATTGATCTAAATTCTTTGAGATTTTCCTTTTGTTGTTATCCTGCAAACCAAGCcctatgttatgtttttttttttttattctgtagtTTGTACAGTTGTACTGCCCAATGGGACCAAtgtcttggcaaaaaaaaaaaagagcaatgcTTGTGTGCCTTGATGCGAAACGAATAATTCACCCCATGTATCACGATAATTCAGatattgaaaaatgtcccattggcgTTGACTGACTTCCGTATCGCTGTCATGAATTCATtatgattaaatgattaaattgCACCCTTAACCTTTTCCTGGGCACAAATAGAAATGGTTAGTTCCATCATGTCTCCTGATGATTTTCTCATGTTTCCTGTCTCTTTGCAGGAATGAATTTGCTGTAAACGTATCTTTTGAAAGAATGTTTCCTTAATAGGAAAACCTTCATatatatttgtcaaaaaagtaataaaatgctccaaaaatatgttttggctTTTGTGTTTCACTTTTTTAAGATAGATGTACAGCAGGATTTCGTGTGTGAAGTAATCACGACAAGTCAACACAAGATGGTGCAGTGGGGCTGTAATTTGTCTTGAGAGGAAATAACAATCTGGTCAGAAGTGTCACTACAGTACATGAATATAGTTGTCAATTTTATCACCAAATGTAGTGGTAATACCTGCAGGGATGGTATTAaagtcattttattattattatttttaattgagATCGAAGATCTTTTACTGGGAGTCCTGGTAATGAAGTCTAGCTGGGCAGAAGGAAGTCCTGGAGGTTACTAGCTAGAATTAGCTAcatgaaattattttttgttttttgttttagtatTACTATTCTggtaaatgaaaataaacaaatgcaaagaaactatgtttttttagggttttttttttttttaaaggaagttAAAGTGTCATATATTAACTGTGATATGCTAATGGGGCATTTCAATCAGACTGCCAATGTTAATGATTGCTGACTGAAAATAGTTCACCCTCTAGTTTGGGTCATAATCTGCattaaatcaaaaaaaaaaaagaaagtcttgCATGATTCACTTACTGATCAACAAGGATGTGGGTTTAGAAGGAGGGTTGTTAAGGTCATACAGCCACCACGTTATCAAGATATCtggtaaatatttattttacaattaccTTTTGTCCTCAAATAAAAGAGTCAGGTCTGTGCAATGCTGGGTACGTGAGAGAGACTGGTTTGACTGGTATCTGCCAGTAATGCAAATCACGGCTCTCCGGCTCCATTGTGGTTCGGTTAATGTGTAATTTCTAAGAACAAGTGCATTCTGTGAGTCCGCTGTAGCACAGTGTCTGCCTTTTCTTGTCAATTATTTGCTATGAATTCCGATCTGGTGTGTAAGACTTTTTAAGAGGAATTTAAATAACACTAAGCTACTGTGCTGACGATTGGAAAAGCAAGGTATGGCAGCTGTTTTTGTGTATGGCTTTATTTAATTCATAaattattactagggctgtcaatcgaataaaatatttaatcgcgattaatcacattttttatctgttcaaaatgtaccttaaagggagatttgtcaagtacttaatactcctaacatggtagtggacaaatatgcttgctttatgcaaatgtatgtatacatttaacatttatcataaaaaatatgctcaaatcataacatggcaaactgcagcccaacaggcaacaacagctgtcagtgtgtcagtgtgctgacttcactatgacttgcccaaaactgcatgtgattatcataaagtgggcatttctgtaaaggggagactcgtgggtacccttagaacccattttcattcacatatcttgaggtcagaggtcaaggaacc
This portion of the Sebastes umbrosus isolate fSebUmb1 chromosome 17, fSebUmb1.pri, whole genome shotgun sequence genome encodes:
- the si:dkey-250d21.1 gene encoding uncharacterized protein si:dkey-250d21.1, yielding MTDCCAAATCDYQQSENSPPLFSFPLDPERCKQWLINCHRQDLASEPPEQLHKLYRLCAKHFEPSVISNQSASSCVLREDAVPTIFDSTMPVNNQSTCNRKRARDPSEEEPTSVKKTKENKSTTEVTEERREVPGENSAAAELQKENQPQEYVASSKAKETLKVYFKEILAMTGFSINGANTDESTGGARGQQALNRICVEKIDKKEILQFSEDLMREEIQNSLRQARFFSILLQDVTSIEGKEQIPVFIRSVTVDGFPQKHLIGFLPCDMDTESLFYMLLSELRNKWGLRMEHCRGLTYLVTGSMCQKMRDLTSRILQEFPQVVLSPSDPYAFNIWIIRCMPVPSIQNVANTVEEVASLLRRTPSLCKRLEGKIQMAYGHMKGEVDRIKTAVSENWEYGTDAFQTMLDILEPFLNCINEMISKVDEDTAEQMAKLKPVLKNFNFIITLVVLKNTLCCVSILNSSLRGIISISSTLQYTISNALKLVSKYQQELAIFHRKWFSDAVGRAKKLGAEVTKPETDQEDTSETPLEDLFRETLSRPILQYLVAEVKRVFSTEMVRILRWLSLVPSYMADHNFSIRRDKVADANLNNLARPDTFYEELGCWEVKWRHASKRRILPTTVFATLKIPDIGFYPNVQSLLRVLGTVPCVNAEADVYGQYHMVLERCYSYLRATPEDQRQCSMAYVYVNQDVHFNVEQMVESYTQKHPDILQLLQTDDDTKEKPPQVTSHGNHAEKDTEEELQFINLEMDAERLVELKCAETDRESLKSALQAAVTAAYSSQSRRHGDGSAQEGEVEYVTKSEMKEVLTVCEKAVREGILMEVGTSFFSLFIDRVVKFGEKDYLPLFLRFVDSFDVMRLELMGFLEAALDCDAMVQRLLEIVTVEWRLDLSNCRGQAYLGSGDVSYKLKAFACKVQENHPLAISTHCSSYSFNTWWSKSIPVPAIKRALDTFEEVVMFFGSSATLQKQLDHVIAYGLRESYEKIQELQGKFCALWQEKHDSYEVFVQMLEPLVECLEKIKNNPQRWKAFVSDQAGALLRKVMEFDFIIAMVVLKNASSFTRELSAGLQKDHFSAASQLCQISGIVATLNRVKTNMKVFHQNWFDEACAMAQSLRVQIEVPENSVPRDGMMKPVGFYKDGLSVPLVDNLINAVKDHFSEDHKEALNFLSLVPCSVTVSYMFESLKSKPPLYSSDLPDADNFFTELCCWRVTWKTKVASVTIPGSIFHTLRLPLMQYFGNINALLRIMSVLPSTALEDCGVIMRHKRFQEYLRNTNPKDRSPCLAMLQVGTDFSRDLDRMVTQCLKVTPQALEGICLDKESKSFKGNSENNMEVDGVKEEAEEAKIQQSPDKVEDQDMKSADENGHSGDNRQSLATVFKLATLLGKKNGGLSDLSEEDRELFIQELSMCHWFGNESKSTPSIGDDEMVNLLINGIRDVILKEIQESPFFSLITDKPVKIADKTHVPVFVRYVGECAPKVELMGFLPFDENCHVDTQADNLAKILTEDWGLPMAQCRGQAFMHLGSGYQSLKKMSLDFLQSYPLSVVTPSESCGLAHWLAGSVPCPSVAKMLEITEDLLLFFDESPSLEEQLAKAVDGLLNMPREALEEMPETCCSRWKKREDFFDILADTLEGILSCLDAVSSSAIGAKSMHAQVLSTALRNLDFIVTLVILKNACAPLRNCSTVFRCGNPADILCEVEKIPSIVETLNKMLENVSTLHSSWFEQAFQLATKVAPEQVCFSEEANSYESPEIYYREKLSVPLLRSLIDEMKYSFSDSHLKTLSVLSLLPSCNPQPIEPESADKPFSLYLADLSEPEAAEQEINAWAAVWSEKYQDAAPPSSIAETLVHPESKSHPTVTSLLRLVAVLPSVSMEFDLMKTTLNSMRDLLKNTVCKGSRKDHVVLLSHCTTLQRLPEVIEKCMEVDPESSPCLSQVMGTLQRLKLDSGGVKVEPAAPTESHASVVADKPADGEVKSADGEVTLEVAQGPRKAVSFYEPQLREQILKELWDSQFFTVITEQAVEIDGELYVPLCIRYLNKEDIQCEETLAFIPFGEDPVVFADAIETALSEKWGLNMEYCRGQALLSVGEVGAQMRAVSLAIAKKYPQAVRTVSSAVSLNVWLAKSSPAQEAGEGAVLIGKILHWLTEDTERQNKLEDVIIHVYQQDEVKGNELRDRLRKKWDKSHDMHEVMVEILEAVMLCLNELKCEGSASNQQQASQMFDAIRNFEFILSTVVQKNILSVTKKLSQSLQGKPLDMLLAVNNLPDLKASLSKLKSDIDTHHKAWFEEATALASKLHVTMLHSVLLEPLSEFYKESVSMKVVEHSIAEIDDLFTEKVLDTLRCLEIVPYAMSKVETSILSGLVFRLYKEDLPDQVSLHSEMKSWKEKWLDPLAGYLPTTVLDTLKTSHIRSFSNIETLLRLQVILPFSRRESNFRQGKRSLQEFIQQEKRPLTELHPL